In one Lachnospiraceae bacterium GAM79 genomic region, the following are encoded:
- a CDS encoding DMT family transporter has protein sequence MREKTKAILYIILSGVGFSFMNVFVRLSGDLPTIEKAFFRNLVAAFIALVVLIRSDLGLHYEKRHIPMLFMRSICGTLGIMCNFYAVDHMNIADASILNKLSPFAAVIFSIFLLKEKASLKQYAALIGVFIGALFVIKPSLNFTDFAPGLIGFTGGMGAGAAYAAVRYLSNHGAKNPQIVFFFSAFSTLVMLPFVIAFYKPMSFFQLFCLLMAGASAAVGQFSITAAYSHAPAKEISIFDYSQIITSAILGFIFFSQIPDALSFIGYAVIIGISYLNWRAGLKADTAGK, from the coding sequence ATGCGAGAGAAAACAAAAGCAATTCTTTATATAATTCTGTCCGGTGTCGGTTTTTCTTTTATGAATGTATTCGTACGATTATCCGGCGATCTTCCTACGATTGAAAAAGCATTTTTCCGTAATCTGGTCGCAGCATTCATCGCGCTTGTTGTCCTGATCCGAAGTGATCTCGGACTGCATTATGAGAAACGGCACATTCCGATGCTGTTTATGCGGTCGATCTGCGGCACACTCGGTATCATGTGTAACTTCTATGCAGTCGATCACATGAACATCGCCGATGCTTCGATCTTAAATAAGCTGTCACCGTTTGCCGCTGTTATCTTCTCGATCTTCCTGTTAAAGGAAAAGGCAAGTCTGAAACAATATGCTGCTCTGATCGGTGTATTCATCGGTGCTTTATTTGTTATCAAACCATCCCTGAACTTCACTGATTTTGCTCCGGGTCTCATCGGTTTTACCGGCGGTATGGGTGCAGGCGCTGCTTATGCGGCAGTAAGATATCTAAGCAACCACGGTGCAAAGAATCCACAGATCGTATTCTTTTTCTCCGCATTTTCGACTCTGGTCATGCTGCCGTTTGTGATCGCCTTTTATAAACCGATGTCATTTTTCCAGTTGTTCTGTCTGTTAATGGCAGGTGCCTCCGCTGCTGTCGGTCAGTTCTCGATCACGGCTGCTTATTCACATGCTCCGGCAAAGGAAATATCGATCTTCGATTATTCGCAGATCATCACCTCGGCAATCCTTGGTTTCATCTTCTTCAGCCAGATACCGGATGCACTGAGCTTTATCGGGTATGCCGTTATCATCGGCATTTCTTATCTGAACTGGCGCGCAGGATTAAAAGCAGATACAGCCGGCAAGTAA
- a CDS encoding DUF2436 domain-containing protein: protein MRKRIVSSLLLGCALLTGGVSTAYTVHAEDSQTQTGTATIILVNNCDWEDSSGFQFLLDEDHDTYGDVIPDSGPLSRNDDVPSSVYDRFEYKIPGNADGARDTQNSIPYGSSAKITIPSGTYDYVITNPTPDDRVWIVGNGGTDKARMDDYVFEAGKVYTYTVSKVGSGDGVYLSIHEHSYSNSIWNSDESGHWQECDDTNCPDKASSVTAKTAHISNDDADCTTAATCNVCGYTIAAGRSEHAFGEWQHDDAAAGMHIRKCETNGCNASETAKCSGGKATCTEKAKCEVCGESYGDLNPSNHTGTEEWIQTADTHEKKWNCCSLVSVAKEKHEWKDGVCQKCGYNCEHSGGTATCHEKAVCTSCGAEYGEYNSDNHAGETEVRKKQSATCTKDGYTGDTYCKGCGKKLSSGSVVKAKGHKGGIATCSEKAKCEVCGEAYGEIDSENHSDFKHVDAKAATKKSEGNVEYWYCDGCGKYYSDEAGKKEIKAEAVIIPKLKDEPKSLQTGDNSVPVLAVVLLFVSGGAAIGVMSIKKRRKK, encoded by the coding sequence ATGAGAAAACGAATTGTAAGCAGTTTATTGTTAGGCTGCGCATTATTAACAGGAGGTGTGTCAACTGCTTATACTGTGCATGCAGAAGATTCGCAGACACAGACAGGCACGGCTACAATCATATTGGTTAATAACTGTGATTGGGAAGACAGCTCAGGATTTCAATTTTTGTTGGATGAAGACCATGATACATATGGTGATGTAATACCAGATAGTGGTCCGCTTAGTAGAAATGATGATGTCCCGTCATCTGTGTACGACAGGTTCGAATACAAAATACCTGGAAATGCAGATGGAGCAAGGGATACGCAAAATAGTATCCCATATGGTTCATCAGCCAAAATTACAATTCCGTCAGGAACATATGATTATGTTATTACAAATCCAACACCAGATGATAGAGTTTGGATCGTAGGAAATGGGGGAACAGATAAAGCGCGCATGGATGACTATGTTTTTGAAGCAGGAAAGGTATATACATATACTGTTTCAAAAGTAGGTAGTGGAGATGGAGTATATCTTTCCATACATGAACATAGTTATAGTAACAGTATCTGGAACAGTGATGAAAGCGGTCATTGGCAGGAATGTGACGATACAAATTGTCCGGATAAGGCATCAAGTGTGACTGCCAAGACAGCGCATATATCAAATGATGATGCAGATTGTACGACTGCTGCTACATGTAATGTATGTGGATATACAATTGCGGCAGGCAGATCAGAACATGCATTTGGGGAATGGCAACATGATGATGCTGCTGCAGGAATGCATATCCGGAAATGTGAGACAAATGGCTGTAACGCTTCTGAAACCGCAAAGTGCAGCGGCGGCAAAGCAACTTGTACAGAAAAAGCAAAGTGTGAGGTTTGTGGAGAAAGTTATGGAGATCTGAATCCGAGCAATCATACGGGAACAGAGGAGTGGATTCAGACAGCTGATACACACGAGAAGAAATGGAATTGCTGCAGCCTCGTAAGTGTTGCAAAAGAAAAGCATGAATGGAAAGATGGTGTATGTCAGAAATGCGGCTATAACTGTGAACATAGCGGAGGCACAGCAACCTGTCATGAGAAAGCAGTTTGCACAAGCTGCGGAGCAGAATATGGTGAATATAATTCTGATAATCATGCAGGAGAAACCGAGGTCAGAAAGAAACAGTCAGCAACCTGTACCAAAGATGGCTATACCGGAGATACCTACTGCAAGGGATGCGGGAAAAAGCTTTCATCCGGTTCGGTGGTTAAAGCAAAAGGACATAAAGGCGGTATAGCCACATGTAGTGAAAAAGCAAAGTGTGAAGTATGTGGTGAAGCTTATGGAGAAATAGATTCAGAAAATCATTCAGATTTCAAGCATGTTGATGCTAAGGCTGCTACGAAAAAGTCTGAAGGAAATGTTGAATATTGGTATTGTGATGGTTGCGGAAAGTATTACAGCGATGAAGCCGGAAAGAAAGAGATCAAAGCAGAAGCTGTAATAATACCAAAGTTAAAAGATGAACCGAAGTCTTTACAGACAGGTGATAACAGTGTACCTGTTTTGGCGGTTGTTCTTTTATTTGTCAGTGGTGGAGCTGCCATTGGAGTAATGAGCATTAAAAAAAGGAGAAAAAAGTAA
- the dnaK gene encoding molecular chaperone DnaK: MSRVIGIDLGTTNSCVAVLEGEQATIIPNAEGNRTTPSIVAITKNGDRLVGDAAKRQLTVNVDRTIASIKREMGTAYRKRIDGKDYSPQEISAIILSKLRADAENYLSEPVHDAVITVPAYFDDSQRQATKDAGKIAGLNVLRIINEPTSAALAYGLDNGQAQKILVYDLGGGTFDVSVIEIGDHVIEVLATAGDNHLGGDDFDERLVQYVIKSFKKETRINLEKDITAVQRIREACEEAKKELSSTLQTHINLPFITVVKNEPKHLDMLITRELFNELTDDLVKRTDGPVNQALRDAGISAGSLDKVLLVGGSTRIPAVMDEVKRITGKELSKNLNPDECVAMGAAIQGGKLSGGLTVTNKVNDILLMDVTPLSLSIETLGGIANVLIPRNSPIPTRVSKIFTTAGNFQRDVEVKVYQGERKYTRDNKLLGNFRLSGIKRALAGVPQIEVTFDLDVNGILKVSAKDLGRGVEQQIVITSSTNLSEEEIRRAREDAMRYEKETQGNKENMDIWNEAEAYVYKVENQLEVQSQNLDKAQIKKIRRDLEYLKKLVCRTDADRITDIEAGNIKDAYRQLQESAMILG; the protein is encoded by the coding sequence ATGAGCAGGGTAATAGGAATAGATTTAGGAACGACAAATAGCTGCGTGGCCGTTCTGGAAGGAGAACAGGCGACGATCATACCGAATGCCGAAGGCAACCGTACCACACCATCGATAGTAGCCATTACGAAAAATGGCGACAGACTGGTGGGGGATGCTGCGAAGAGACAGCTTACGGTAAATGTAGACAGAACCATTGCATCGATCAAGAGAGAAATGGGAACGGCATATAGAAAAAGAATAGATGGAAAAGATTACTCACCACAGGAGATATCGGCGATCATTCTGTCAAAGTTAAGAGCAGATGCAGAAAACTATCTGAGTGAGCCGGTTCATGATGCGGTCATCACGGTTCCGGCGTATTTTGATGACAGCCAGAGACAGGCGACAAAGGATGCAGGAAAGATCGCAGGGTTAAATGTACTTCGAATCATTAACGAGCCGACATCAGCGGCACTTGCCTATGGTCTGGATAACGGACAGGCACAGAAGATTCTGGTATATGACCTTGGTGGCGGAACCTTTGATGTATCCGTGATCGAGATCGGAGATCATGTGATCGAGGTTCTGGCAACTGCAGGTGACAATCATCTTGGTGGTGATGATTTTGACGAGCGTCTGGTGCAGTATGTGATAAAGTCATTTAAGAAAGAAACAAGGATCAATCTGGAGAAAGATATAACCGCGGTACAGCGTATCCGGGAAGCATGCGAAGAGGCAAAGAAAGAATTATCCAGCACGCTGCAGACTCATATCAATCTTCCGTTTATCACGGTCGTAAAGAACGAGCCGAAGCATCTCGATATGCTCATAACCAGAGAGTTGTTCAATGAGCTGACAGATGATCTTGTAAAACGGACAGACGGTCCGGTCAATCAGGCACTTCGGGATGCAGGTATATCAGCCGGAAGTTTAGATAAGGTATTATTGGTTGGTGGGTCAACCAGAATCCCTGCCGTTATGGACGAGGTTAAGAGGATAACCGGAAAAGAGCTTTCGAAGAATCTCAACCCGGATGAGTGCGTTGCGATGGGAGCTGCGATTCAGGGAGGAAAGCTCAGTGGTGGTCTGACCGTTACAAATAAGGTAAATGATATTTTGCTGATGGATGTAACGCCATTGTCTCTGTCAATCGAGACCTTAGGTGGTATTGCAAATGTACTGATCCCAAGAAACTCACCAATTCCGACACGGGTATCTAAGATCTTTACAACGGCCGGAAATTTCCAGCGCGATGTAGAGGTAAAGGTGTATCAGGGCGAACGCAAATATACCAGAGATAATAAGCTACTTGGCAACTTCCGCCTGAGTGGGATCAAGCGAGCACTTGCAGGAGTTCCGCAGATCGAGGTTACATTTGACCTTGATGTAAATGGTATACTAAAGGTATCTGCAAAGGATCTTGGCAGAGGCGTGGAACAGCAGATCGTGATCACATCCAGCACGAATCTTTCAGAGGAAGAGATCCGTCGGGCAAGGGAAGATGCCATGCGGTACGAGAAAGAGACTCAGGGCAACAAGGAAAATATGGATATCTGGAACGAAGCTGAAGCATATGTATATAAAGTAGAAAATCAGTTAGAGGTACAAAGTCAGAATCTGGATAAGGCTCAGATCAAGAAGATTCGGAGAGATTTGGAATACTTAAAGAAACTGGTATGTCGGACGGATGCTGACCGGATCACGGATATAGAAGCGGGCAATATAAAGGATGCTTACAGACAGTTACAGGAATCTGCAATGATCCTTGGATAG